In a single window of the Cydia pomonella isolate Wapato2018A chromosome 2, ilCydPomo1, whole genome shotgun sequence genome:
- the LOC133515456 gene encoding gastrula zinc finger protein XlCGF57.1-like isoform X1, translating into MDLSGDCKIFKEELSLENMENMCRVCLLTDSRQMEPLLPQEGEGLAEMYATLTSIDMSQDHFPSQVCGSCRAEIEHCYGFRAKCIKSNDFIKSFFKEGAGMKKEINSGKGESSQYISVIVTKAKVKEEDDEITDIQYLEEDLINDDEQFKEEMDSKSILENMKAGKKNHRKLVSVTNNKDRNYYCASCNKKFKKMKALRIHMKKHEKEVEANACGQCKEAFTSAHDLQLHSAVHLKGPVWTCPNTDCQKKYNNRTVFRRHVRRHMLGKRHCCERCGKGFAERHALRRHSRVHSGVPAPRDHACHLCEKRFTDGSLLAAHIARHTGELPCACPVCNKRFPSARLLASHALVHSDLKPHACHFCDRQFRHESTLRTHLRTHTGEKPYVCSVCGKTFIQNSNLTLHMRTHTGERPYSCSVCSRRFTSGSSLKTHARTHTGEKPYSCELCGKRFARLNVRAHLRLHAGERPFACSACPKTFVSAARLRDHTRIHTGERPYECAMCPQKYPTKSHLVKHLKTHETKKKPNNKVLIVQHIETYENFEKDIGEQVPLEVTGELVLQENGDIKTELLVVDEQISVYTHADGFVSSGFEERVVLHPKIPDF; encoded by the exons ATGGATCTGTCTGGCGATTGCAAGATTTTTAAAGAAGAATTGAGTTTGGAGAATATGGAAAACATGTGCCGAGTATGTTTATTAACAGATAGTAGACAAATGGAGCCATTACTGCCTCAGGAAGGCGAAGGTCTTGCAGAAATGTATGCTACACTAACATCTATTGAT ATGTCTCAAGATCACTTCCCCTCGCAAGTCTGTGGATCATGCCGAGCAGAGATTGAGCACTGCTATGGGTTCCGGGCTAAATGCATCAAATCCAACGACTTCATAAAATCCTTTTTTAAAGAAGGAGCTGGaatgaaaaaagaaattaacaGTGGAAAAGG ggAGTCTTCACAATATATCAGTGTAATTGTAACCAAAGCTAAAGTGAAAGAAGAGGATGATGAAA TTACAGACATACAGTATTTAGAAGAAGACCTGATCAATGACGATGAGCAGTTCAAGGAAGAGATGGACAGCAA gagCATCTTGGAAAACATGAAAGCAG GCAAGAAGAATCATAGAAAATTAGTATCTGTTACAAATAATAAGGATCGGAATTATTATTGCGCATCATGCAATAAG AAATTTAAAAAGATGAAAGCTCTCCGAATCCACATGAAAAAGCATGAAAAAGAGGTTGAGGCCAACGCGTGCGGGCAGTGTAAGGAGGCGTTCACATCGGCACACGACTTGCAGCTGCATAGTGCTGTGCACCTTAAGGGGCCCGTGTGGACGTGCCCTAACACTGACTGCCAGAAAAAGTACAACA ATCGCACAGTGTTCCGTCGCCACGTGCGCCGCCACATGCTCGGCAAGCGGCACTGCTGCGAGCGCTGCGGCAAAGGCTTCGCCGAGCGCCACGCCTTAAGGCGGCACTCGCGGGTGCACTCCGGAGTACCCGCGCCAAGGGACCACGCCTGCCATCTGTGCGAAAAGCG GTTCACAGACGGCAGTCTACTCGCGGCGCATATAGCGCGTCACACTGGGGAGTTGCCCTGCGCTTGCCCCGTGTGTAACAAACGTTTTCCCTCCGCGCGGCTGCTCGCCTCGCACGCGCTGGTCCACTCCGACCTCAAGCCGCACGCCTGCCACTTCTGCGACCGACA ATTTCGGCACGAGTCTACGCTACGCACTCACCTCCGCACCCACACGGGGGAGAAACCTTACGTGTGCTCCGTCTGCGGGAAGACTTTTATACAGAACTCCAATCTCACGCTTCACATGCGTACGCATACTG GCGAGCGACCTTATTCGTGTTCTGTGTGTTCGCGTCGCTTCACTTCAGGCTCTTCGCTAAAGACACACGCTCGTACGCACACCGGTGAGAAACCATATAGCTGCGAACTTTGCGGAAAAAG GTTCGCGCGGCTCAACGTGCGTGCGCATTTGCGGCTGCACGCGGGCGAGCGCCCGTTCGCGTGCTCGGCGTGCCCCAAGACCTTCGTCAGCGCGGCGCGCCTGCGCGACCACACGCGGATACACACAG GCGAGCGGCCATACGAATGCGCAATGTGCCCACAAAAATACCCGACCAAATCCCACCTCGTAAAGCACCTAAAGACCCACGAAACGAAAAAGAAGCCCAATAACAAAGTACTCATAGTCCAACACATCGAAACGTACGAAAACTTCGAGAAAGATATCGGCGAACAAGTACCTTTAGAAGTGACGGGTGAATTGGTACTCCAGGAGAACGGGGACATCAAAACTGAGTTGTTGGTGGTAGATGAGCAGATCAGCGTGTACACACACGCGGATGGCTTTGTG
- the LOC133515456 gene encoding zinc finger protein 501-like isoform X2 yields MKKEINSGKGESSQYISVIVTKAKVKEEDDEITDIQYLEEDLINDDEQFKEEMDSKSILENMKAGKKNHRKLVSVTNNKDRNYYCASCNKKFKKMKALRIHMKKHEKEVEANACGQCKEAFTSAHDLQLHSAVHLKGPVWTCPNTDCQKKYNNRTVFRRHVRRHMLGKRHCCERCGKGFAERHALRRHSRVHSGVPAPRDHACHLCEKRFTDGSLLAAHIARHTGELPCACPVCNKRFPSARLLASHALVHSDLKPHACHFCDRQFRHESTLRTHLRTHTGEKPYVCSVCGKTFIQNSNLTLHMRTHTGERPYSCSVCSRRFTSGSSLKTHARTHTGEKPYSCELCGKRFARLNVRAHLRLHAGERPFACSACPKTFVSAARLRDHTRIHTGERPYECAMCPQKYPTKSHLVKHLKTHETKKKPNNKVLIVQHIETYENFEKDIGEQVPLEVTGELVLQENGDIKTELLVVDEQISVYTHADGFVSSGFEERVVLHPKIPDF; encoded by the exons atgaaaaaagaaattaacaGTGGAAAAGG ggAGTCTTCACAATATATCAGTGTAATTGTAACCAAAGCTAAAGTGAAAGAAGAGGATGATGAAA TTACAGACATACAGTATTTAGAAGAAGACCTGATCAATGACGATGAGCAGTTCAAGGAAGAGATGGACAGCAA gagCATCTTGGAAAACATGAAAGCAG GCAAGAAGAATCATAGAAAATTAGTATCTGTTACAAATAATAAGGATCGGAATTATTATTGCGCATCATGCAATAAG AAATTTAAAAAGATGAAAGCTCTCCGAATCCACATGAAAAAGCATGAAAAAGAGGTTGAGGCCAACGCGTGCGGGCAGTGTAAGGAGGCGTTCACATCGGCACACGACTTGCAGCTGCATAGTGCTGTGCACCTTAAGGGGCCCGTGTGGACGTGCCCTAACACTGACTGCCAGAAAAAGTACAACA ATCGCACAGTGTTCCGTCGCCACGTGCGCCGCCACATGCTCGGCAAGCGGCACTGCTGCGAGCGCTGCGGCAAAGGCTTCGCCGAGCGCCACGCCTTAAGGCGGCACTCGCGGGTGCACTCCGGAGTACCCGCGCCAAGGGACCACGCCTGCCATCTGTGCGAAAAGCG GTTCACAGACGGCAGTCTACTCGCGGCGCATATAGCGCGTCACACTGGGGAGTTGCCCTGCGCTTGCCCCGTGTGTAACAAACGTTTTCCCTCCGCGCGGCTGCTCGCCTCGCACGCGCTGGTCCACTCCGACCTCAAGCCGCACGCCTGCCACTTCTGCGACCGACA ATTTCGGCACGAGTCTACGCTACGCACTCACCTCCGCACCCACACGGGGGAGAAACCTTACGTGTGCTCCGTCTGCGGGAAGACTTTTATACAGAACTCCAATCTCACGCTTCACATGCGTACGCATACTG GCGAGCGACCTTATTCGTGTTCTGTGTGTTCGCGTCGCTTCACTTCAGGCTCTTCGCTAAAGACACACGCTCGTACGCACACCGGTGAGAAACCATATAGCTGCGAACTTTGCGGAAAAAG GTTCGCGCGGCTCAACGTGCGTGCGCATTTGCGGCTGCACGCGGGCGAGCGCCCGTTCGCGTGCTCGGCGTGCCCCAAGACCTTCGTCAGCGCGGCGCGCCTGCGCGACCACACGCGGATACACACAG GCGAGCGGCCATACGAATGCGCAATGTGCCCACAAAAATACCCGACCAAATCCCACCTCGTAAAGCACCTAAAGACCCACGAAACGAAAAAGAAGCCCAATAACAAAGTACTCATAGTCCAACACATCGAAACGTACGAAAACTTCGAGAAAGATATCGGCGAACAAGTACCTTTAGAAGTGACGGGTGAATTGGTACTCCAGGAGAACGGGGACATCAAAACTGAGTTGTTGGTGGTAGATGAGCAGATCAGCGTGTACACACACGCGGATGGCTTTGTG